The following are from one region of the Sandaracinus amylolyticus genome:
- a CDS encoding FAD-binding oxidoreductase — MRRRSHWAWGWADRFPDRDARRAIGEQVRAITSFDVKDVHEPIALDAITMPTPRIDAPPTLAEIASIDHEDRALHTRGRSYRDVVRGFHGDFASAPDLVMRPRDEREVEAVLDWASDARVAVIPFGGGTSVVGGVELEERRDAYAGVVSLDLGAMTRVLEVDATSRAARIQAGATGPQLESQLAQHGVSMRCYPQSYEHSTLGGWIATRAGGHFATVYTHVDDLVESMRVVTPRGLIETRRLPASGAGPSPDRLMLGSEGIFGVITDAWVRVQVRPTFRASASVKFTSYERAVDATRAIAQSGLFPSNCRLLDQREAMMNGVAMGASVLVLGFESADHPLEAWMERALSIARAQGGESEGASYRSGAGSADDAAGRWRQAFLDAPYLQSSLVSLGMIADTFETACTWDRFATLHAAVVRAVRDASARVCGAKALVSCRFTHVYPDGPAPYYTFVAPATRGRELEQWTEIKRAASDALMAHGATITHHHAVGRLHRPWYEQERPSLFEHVLRATKRELDPAGILNPGVLLA; from the coding sequence ATGCGAAGACGCTCTCACTGGGCCTGGGGCTGGGCGGATCGATTCCCCGATCGCGATGCGAGGCGCGCGATCGGCGAGCAGGTGCGCGCGATCACGTCGTTCGACGTGAAGGACGTGCACGAGCCCATCGCGCTCGATGCGATCACGATGCCGACACCGCGCATCGACGCGCCTCCCACGCTCGCGGAGATCGCGTCGATCGATCACGAGGACCGTGCGCTGCACACGCGCGGTCGCTCGTATCGCGACGTGGTGCGCGGGTTCCACGGCGACTTCGCGAGCGCGCCCGATCTCGTGATGCGCCCGCGCGACGAGCGCGAGGTCGAGGCCGTGCTCGACTGGGCGTCGGACGCGCGCGTCGCGGTGATCCCGTTCGGCGGCGGCACCAGCGTGGTCGGCGGTGTCGAGCTCGAGGAGCGTCGCGATGCGTACGCGGGCGTGGTGTCGCTCGATCTCGGCGCGATGACGCGCGTGCTCGAGGTCGACGCGACGTCGCGCGCGGCGCGCATCCAAGCGGGCGCGACGGGACCGCAGCTCGAGTCGCAGCTCGCGCAGCACGGCGTGTCGATGCGCTGCTATCCGCAGTCGTACGAGCACTCGACGCTCGGTGGATGGATCGCGACGCGCGCCGGCGGGCACTTCGCGACGGTCTACACCCACGTCGACGATCTCGTGGAGTCGATGCGCGTGGTGACGCCGCGCGGTCTGATCGAGACGCGCCGACTGCCGGCGTCGGGCGCGGGGCCGAGCCCCGATCGCCTGATGCTCGGGAGCGAAGGGATCTTCGGCGTGATCACCGACGCGTGGGTGCGCGTGCAGGTGCGTCCGACGTTCCGCGCGAGCGCGAGCGTGAAGTTCACGAGCTACGAGCGCGCCGTCGACGCGACGCGCGCGATCGCGCAGTCGGGGCTCTTCCCGTCGAACTGTCGCCTCCTCGATCAGCGCGAGGCGATGATGAACGGCGTCGCGATGGGCGCGTCGGTGCTCGTGCTGGGCTTCGAGTCCGCGGATCATCCGCTCGAGGCGTGGATGGAGCGCGCGCTCTCGATCGCGCGCGCGCAGGGCGGTGAGTCGGAGGGCGCGAGCTATCGCTCGGGCGCGGGCAGCGCCGACGACGCGGCAGGCCGATGGCGTCAGGCGTTCCTCGATGCGCCGTACCTGCAGAGCTCGCTGGTGAGCCTGGGGATGATCGCGGACACGTTCGAGACCGCGTGCACCTGGGATCGCTTCGCGACGCTGCACGCCGCGGTGGTGCGCGCGGTGCGCGACGCGAGCGCGCGCGTGTGCGGCGCGAAAGCCCTCGTGAGCTGCCGCTTCACGCACGTCTATCCCGACGGCCCCGCGCCCTACTACACGTTCGTCGCGCCCGCGACGCGCGGTCGCGAGCTCGAGCAGTGGACCGAGATCAAGCGCGCCGCGAGCGACGCGCTGATGGCCCACGGCGCGACGATCACCCACCACCACGCGGTCGGCCGGCTCCATCGCCCGTGGTACGAGCAGGAGCGCCCGAGTCTCTTCGAGCACGTGCTGCGCGCAACCAAGCGCGAGCTCGACCCGGCGGGGATCCTCAACCCGGGTGTGCTGCTCGCCTGA
- the alr gene encoding alanine racemase, whose product MRLHEPTIASSELRPTHLEVDLAQLVANYRAIQAHVGAARVMPILKANAYGHGLVEVARTLESIGAPMIGVAYLEEGIRLREEGVRMPVLVLGGIVGEQIPLFLDHDLTLCASSIDKLRAIESCAESKKVRAKVHLKIDTGMERIGVHWYSAEGLLDASLGCRHVDVEGVFTHFANADEGDLGHARLQLERFHEVLRFYERRSIAPPIRHAANSGAILALPESHFDMVRPGILFYGARPSPFVPDLVPVRGALRWVTRVVYFKVVKPGHSVSYGSTWTPSDMTRVVTLPVGYGDGYTRALSNRAEVILRGARHPVVGRVCMDQLMVSIGWGTAYNGDEVVLLGRDGDHEITVEELAAWAGTIPHEILVSINTRVPRVYR is encoded by the coding sequence GTGCGTCTCCACGAGCCCACCATCGCGAGCAGCGAGCTGCGCCCCACCCACCTCGAGGTGGATCTGGCGCAGCTCGTCGCGAACTACCGCGCGATCCAGGCCCACGTCGGCGCCGCGCGCGTGATGCCGATCCTCAAGGCCAACGCGTACGGCCACGGCCTCGTGGAGGTCGCGCGCACGCTCGAGTCGATCGGCGCGCCGATGATCGGCGTCGCGTACCTCGAGGAGGGCATCCGCCTGCGCGAAGAGGGCGTGCGGATGCCGGTGCTCGTGCTCGGCGGGATCGTGGGCGAGCAGATCCCGCTCTTCCTCGACCACGACCTCACGCTCTGCGCGTCGTCGATCGACAAGCTTCGCGCGATCGAGTCGTGCGCCGAGTCGAAGAAGGTGCGCGCCAAGGTGCACCTGAAGATCGACACCGGCATGGAGCGCATCGGCGTGCACTGGTACAGCGCCGAGGGCCTGCTCGATGCGTCGCTCGGGTGCCGTCACGTCGACGTCGAGGGCGTGTTCACGCACTTCGCAAACGCCGACGAGGGCGACCTCGGACACGCGCGCCTGCAGCTCGAGCGCTTCCACGAGGTGTTGCGCTTCTACGAGCGCCGATCGATCGCGCCGCCGATCCGCCATGCCGCGAACTCGGGCGCGATCCTCGCGCTGCCCGAGAGCCACTTCGACATGGTGCGCCCCGGGATCTTGTTCTACGGCGCGCGCCCTTCGCCCTTCGTGCCCGACCTCGTCCCGGTGCGGGGCGCGCTGCGATGGGTCACGCGCGTCGTCTACTTCAAGGTCGTGAAGCCGGGGCACTCGGTGAGCTACGGCTCGACGTGGACGCCCTCGGACATGACGCGCGTCGTGACGCTGCCGGTGGGCTACGGCGACGGCTACACGCGCGCGCTCTCGAACCGCGCCGAGGTGATCCTGCGCGGTGCGCGACACCCGGTCGTCGGACGCGTGTGCATGGATCAGCTGATGGTCAGCATCGGCTGGGGCACCGCGTACAACGGCGACGAGGTCGTGCTGCTCGGGCGCGACGGCGATCACGAGATCACGGTGGAAGAGCTCGCGGCGTGGGCGGGCACGATCCCCCACGAGATCCTGGTCAGCATCAACACCCGGGTGCCTCGCGTGTATCGATGA